A stretch of Pelagicoccus enzymogenes DNA encodes these proteins:
- a CDS encoding DUF6250 domain-containing protein: protein MTYCASHGKPQPSGSPYGNIAFEPSLKNWVVEQQPGGSVSVEDGALQIRDKKGCTVWYKHPVEAPVRISYTVTANSTERISDINCFWMASDIDHVHDLFAAGHGREGAFAQYDGLQLYYVGYGGNFNETTRFRRYLGRGEKPLLPGFDLSEEQYLIQPDKAYRIVLVADGKKAQYYRDGELIFEYVDEKPLKKGWFGFRTVWSHLSISDLKIESLK, encoded by the coding sequence ATGACGTATTGCGCAAGTCACGGAAAGCCTCAGCCGAGCGGCTCTCCTTACGGAAACATCGCATTCGAGCCATCGCTGAAAAATTGGGTGGTGGAACAGCAGCCTGGTGGATCGGTTTCTGTTGAAGACGGGGCATTGCAAATTCGCGACAAGAAGGGGTGCACGGTTTGGTACAAGCATCCCGTCGAGGCTCCGGTGCGTATCAGCTATACGGTGACAGCAAACTCGACCGAACGCATTTCGGACATCAACTGTTTCTGGATGGCCAGTGACATTGACCACGTGCACGACTTGTTTGCCGCAGGACACGGAAGAGAAGGGGCATTCGCCCAGTACGACGGCTTGCAGCTCTATTATGTCGGCTATGGAGGAAACTTTAACGAGACCACCCGGTTTCGCAGGTACCTGGGTCGTGGCGAAAAGCCGCTCCTGCCCGGCTTCGACCTCTCGGAAGAGCAATACCTGATCCAACCCGACAAGGCCTATCGCATCGTGCTTGTCGCCGATGGCAAAAAGGCTCAGTACTACCGAGATGGCGAATTGATTTTTGAATACGTCGACGAAAAGCCTCTCAAGAAAGGCTGGTTCGGCTTCCGCACGGTTTGGAGCCATCTCAGTATTTCCGATCTGAAGATCGAGTCCCTCAAGTAG
- a CDS encoding PKD domain-containing protein translates to MYRPVLALFAASASLSLSALERPDAEFKVYQFGPDEIPQIDGDAADWSQVPDEYVVGTKELWEDSGKHEGLLPESIDVKVKVAWVEGLNRLYFLYEAYDDYWDFSLPGLKNDTFEVVVDADLSGGPLIDRFRNNAEHISETEAWMSMHGTHAQNYHIFTPAQDKDWCMLWGPGQWIKELPYANYAYSYDFEPGESGTLTLEFWITPFDYASSHGPDRSVESKLVEDKLIGLAWAIIDYDDVDSTRNNGFWNLSTSHTMYGKADELVAFRLMPRERDRLPRFKASWRCQVLDREARKVAFYDESFGDVSKWRWDFGDGQTSSEANPTHQYAKTGHYVVTLTVENEAGERSKFSRVWDVSFK, encoded by the coding sequence GTGTATCGCCCCGTACTTGCTCTCTTCGCCGCTTCTGCAAGCTTAAGCCTCTCCGCGCTGGAAAGGCCGGACGCCGAGTTTAAGGTCTACCAATTTGGTCCCGACGAAATTCCGCAAATCGACGGTGACGCTGCGGATTGGTCTCAGGTTCCGGACGAGTACGTCGTGGGAACCAAGGAGCTGTGGGAGGACTCGGGGAAGCACGAGGGGCTTTTGCCGGAGAGCATCGACGTGAAGGTCAAGGTTGCTTGGGTTGAGGGCTTGAATCGTCTGTACTTCCTGTACGAGGCTTACGACGACTATTGGGACTTCTCGCTTCCCGGGTTGAAGAACGATACCTTCGAGGTGGTCGTCGACGCGGACCTATCAGGCGGTCCCTTGATTGACCGTTTCCGCAACAACGCGGAACACATCAGCGAGACGGAGGCATGGATGTCCATGCATGGAACCCATGCCCAGAACTACCATATATTCACCCCTGCCCAAGACAAGGACTGGTGCATGCTGTGGGGGCCGGGCCAGTGGATTAAGGAGCTGCCGTATGCGAATTACGCATACAGTTACGATTTCGAGCCCGGCGAGTCAGGTACCTTGACCTTAGAGTTTTGGATCACGCCCTTCGACTACGCGAGCTCGCACGGCCCCGACCGTTCAGTCGAAAGCAAGTTGGTCGAGGACAAGCTGATCGGGCTCGCTTGGGCGATCATCGACTACGACGATGTCGATAGTACGCGTAACAACGGTTTTTGGAATCTTTCCACGAGCCATACCATGTACGGCAAGGCGGATGAGCTCGTGGCGTTCCGGTTGATGCCGCGGGAGCGGGATCGTTTGCCGCGCTTCAAGGCGTCTTGGCGGTGCCAAGTGTTGGACCGGGAGGCGCGCAAGGTTGCCTTTTACGACGAGTCGTTCGGGGATGTGAGCAAGTGGCGCTGGGATTTTGGAGACGGCCAGACTTCGAGCGAAGCGAATCCCACCCACCAGTACGCTAAGACCGGTCACTACGTCGTCACGCTTACCGTTGAAAACGAAGCGGGAGAGCGTTCGAAGTTCAGCCGGGTTTGGGACGTGAGTTTCAAGTAG
- a CDS encoding glycoside hydrolase family 43 protein has product MTDSVFLFAYFTGNGEKGMRLASSEDGLVWTDLADSFFIAPNRGLMRDPFLLRGPDESFHLIWTTDWESQDIGYACSKNLIDWSEQRRLPVMSQIEGTRNCWAPEMTYDPKQQQFLIYWASTVEGRFEENGGSSESDYNHRMWSATTRDFESFSAPAVYFDPGFNVIDVTLIHKPGGQTRLIAKDERLHPEKKNLFTCQADTPYGPFSAPSAPFTKSWVEGPAALETGDWTYVFYDVYRDKRYEGKRTKDFIKWEDVSDQLSFPQGARHGSIVTLTRAEYEKLKSQL; this is encoded by the coding sequence ATGACTGATTCTGTTTTCCTTTTCGCCTACTTCACAGGAAACGGCGAAAAAGGCATGCGCCTCGCCTCCAGCGAGGACGGTCTCGTCTGGACCGACCTCGCGGACAGCTTCTTCATCGCCCCCAATCGTGGCTTGATGCGAGACCCCTTCCTACTGCGAGGTCCAGACGAATCGTTTCACTTGATTTGGACAACCGATTGGGAGTCTCAAGATATCGGATACGCTTGCTCGAAAAACCTGATCGACTGGAGCGAGCAGAGACGCTTGCCCGTAATGTCGCAGATCGAAGGAACCCGCAATTGCTGGGCTCCTGAAATGACTTACGATCCCAAGCAGCAACAATTTCTCATCTACTGGGCCTCCACCGTAGAGGGGCGCTTCGAGGAAAACGGCGGCAGTTCGGAAAGCGACTACAACCACCGCATGTGGAGCGCCACCACACGAGACTTTGAATCCTTCAGCGCCCCCGCAGTCTACTTCGATCCCGGCTTTAATGTCATCGACGTCACCTTGATCCACAAGCCCGGCGGACAAACCCGCCTCATAGCCAAGGACGAACGACTCCATCCGGAAAAGAAGAACCTCTTTACCTGCCAGGCAGACACGCCCTACGGTCCCTTCTCCGCTCCGAGCGCCCCTTTCACCAAATCCTGGGTTGAAGGTCCTGCAGCCCTAGAAACCGGCGACTGGACCTATGTTTTCTACGACGTGTATCGAGACAAGCGATACGAAGGTAAACGCACCAAGGACTTCATCAAATGGGAGGACGTGTCCGACCAGCTATCCTTTCCTCAAGGAGCGAGACACGGCAGCATCGTTACCCTGACGCGGGCCGAATACGAAAAGCTGAAGAGCCAATTGTAG